A single region of the Chionomys nivalis chromosome 5, mChiNiv1.1, whole genome shotgun sequence genome encodes:
- the LOC130874959 gene encoding 60S ribosomal protein L31-like — MAPAKKGGEKKKGRSAINEMVTREYTINIHKRIHGVGFKKRAPRALKEIRKFAMKEMGTPDVRIDTRLNKAVWAKGIRNVPYRIRVRLSRKRNEDEDSPNKLYTLVTYVPVTTFKNLQTVNVDEN, encoded by the coding sequence ATGGCTCCCGCAAAGAAGGGTGGCGAGAAGAAGAAGGGCCGTTCTGCCATCAACGAGATGGTGACCCGAGAATACACCATCAACATTCACAAGCGCATCCATGGCGTGGGCTTCAAGAAGCGTGCTCCTAGGGCACTCAAAGAAATCCGGAAATTTGCCATGAAGGAGATGGGGACTCCAGATGTGCGGATTGATACCAGGCTCAATAAAGCCGTCTGGGCCAAAGGAATAAGAAATGTTCCATATCGTATCCGGGTACGTTTGTCCAGAAAACGTAATGAGGATGAGGACTCACCAAACAAACTCTACACATTGGTAACTTACGTGCCTGTTACCACATTCAAAAATCTACAGACAGTCAATGTGGATGAGAACTAA